The Candidatus Firestonebacteria bacterium RIFOXYD2_FULL_39_29 genomic interval TCCCGCCCTCTGTATAGCATGGAACTGCCCCGAATCAAGATTACCCTTTATTGAAGCCAGTCCTGCTATTAGATCTTTATGCCCGACGGCGTAACCAAGACGCCATCCGGTCATATTGAAAGTTTTCGAGAAGGAATGCATTTCAATCCCTACATCTTTAGAACCTTTTGCATTAAAAAAGCTGGAAACCTTTTTACCTTCATAGTACATTTCAGAGTAGGCTGCGTCATGACAGACAATAATATTATTATTTTTCGCAAAGGCTGTAACTTTATCAAAAAAAGAGTTTGGCGCAACCGCCGCCGTAGGGTTGTTCGGATAGTTTATAAACATTAATTTTGCTTTCTTTAAAATACCGGCAGGAATAATGTCAAGATCCGGAAGAAACCCATTTTTTTCAAGTAACGGCATTATATAGGGAACACCTTCCGCAAATATGGTCCCGGCATTATATACCGGATACCCGGGATCAGGGATAAGGACAACATCCCCCGGATTAATGAAAGCCAGGGGTAAATGTCCGATAGCCTCTTTCGAGCCGATCAAAGCCATTGCTTCGGTATCAGAATCAAAATCAACATCAAAACGTTTTTTATACCAGTCCGTAACCGCAGTTCTAAAATCCTTTAATCCTGAACCAAGCGGATACTGATGATTCTTTGCATCCCAGATCTCTTTTTGCATCTCTTCGATAATAGGTTGCAAAGTCGGCAGATCAGGATCTCCGATACCGAGATCAATTATATCAACGCCTTCCTCTCTTGCCTTCCTTTTCATTTTATCTATTTCAATAAAAAGATAAGGAGGAAGTTTTTTTAAGCGTTCAGCAACTTCTATTTTCATTATCCAGTCCTTTATTGAAAATAATTCGGTGAATCTCTTTATTTCGCCTTCATAAATTTGTCAATTGTCATTCGTCAATCGTAATTTCTTTTCTCACTTAAGCCCCAGTACATCCTGCATATCATAAAGCCCTGCTTTTGCCTTGTAAATATACCTTACTGCAAGAATGGTCCCGCTTGCGTAGGCTTCTCGGCTGGAAGCTTTATGTACCAGTTCGATCCTTTCGCCTATTGTTCCAAATGAAACGACATGCTCGCCTGCAACATCTCCGGATCTAACTGCATGAATAGCAATTTCACCGGGCTTTCTTTCGCCTACAATACCTTCCCTGCCGAATATAGTATTTTTTTTAAAATCAACACCCTTCCCGGAGGCTATACTTTCACCGAGCCTTAAAGCCGTCCCTGAAGGAGCATCTTTTTTGAAACGGTGATGGGTCTCGATTATCTCAGCATCATAGCCCTTAAGGACCTCAGCAGCTTCCTTTACAAGCTTAAAAAGAAGATTCACCCCTATGCTCATGCTTGGAGCAAAAACAACAGGAATAGCTTTTCCCGCTGCAGCTATCAGCTTTTTTTCTGCATCATTAAAACCGGTCGTTCCTATAATAACAGCCTTTTTGAATTTAACGGCAATTTCGAGATTTTTCAAAGAAGAAGCCGGCAAAGTAAAATCAATTATTACATCGCATTTTGCCGCGATCTCTGAAAGATTAGAAGACAAATTTACACCGATTTTACCGTTGCCGGTAACATATCCAATATCCTTACCTATTCCCGGAAACTTCGCACTTTCAATTACCCCTGCAATAGTAACACCCTTTTCTGCTGCAATATTTTTAGTTATTACCGACCCCATTCTTCCCGCGGCGCCTATAATTATAACTTTTATCATATTCTCTCCATTCCTCCGCATAGGCGGATTTCGCAAAGGGTTTATGGTTTAATATTTATACCTTTGCTCAACTTCTCTTTCTTCTTTTTCTGTCCTTGCTTTCTCTGCTTCCCTTTCTACTTCACTAGCCCGTAACCCTTCAAAACTTCCTTTAATTTTTCAAAAGTTCCATCTTCCATTTCACACATTGGAAGACGCATTTCCCCTGTATCCATACCGGCAAGCATCATCGCAGTTTTTATAGGAATAGGATTTGTTTCTATAAACGCCGCCTTGATCAGCGGAAACAGGAAATAATGAAGCTCAATCGCTTTTTTAATTTCCTTTCTTGCATAAGCCGCGGTCATTTCAGCAACCTTTCCCGGCATAATATTAGAAATTACGGAGATAACCCCTTTTCCGCCGACAGACATGATAGGCAGAGTCAGATTGTCATCACCCGACATAACGCAGAAATCTTTTCCGCAGGCAGAGATGATCTGGCTTGTCATATCCAAACTACCGGTAGCTTCTTTTACTCCTATAATATTTTTACAGTCATTTTTTAATTTTAGCATAGTAGCTGTTTCTATCGTTACGCCCGTGCGCCCCGGAATGTTATACAGCATTATAGGAATATCGACAGTGTCAGCTACTTTCTTAAAATGCATATAAAGCCCTTTTTGCGTCGGCTTATTGTAATATGGAGAGACCATGAGCGCAGCATCGCAGCCTATCTTTTTTGCATATCTGGTAAGCTCAACTGCTTCATCCGTAGAATTCGAACCGGTGCCGGCCATAACAGGAACTCTGCCTTTTGCTGCTTTTAAAACCAATTGAATTACTTTTTTATGCTCCTCATTAGACAAAGTCGGAGATTCACCCGTTGTGCCGCAAGGCAGAAGTCCGGAGACTTTATTCTTTATTTGAAACTCCACATTTTCTTTTACTCTCGCTTCATCAACTTTATAGTTCTTAAACGGAGTAATAAGCGCTGTTACTAAACCTTCAAACATTTATTTCTCTCCTTACCATACCTTCCTCCCCTTTTCTAAAAGGGGAGGAAGGTATTTGGTCAATAGAATATTTTACCTTCACAAATATTTGTAACTTTACCCGACATGTATAAATTCCCGTCTTCATCAGCGTCTATTTTCAAAATGTCCCCGCCAGAAGTTACAACCTTCGCGGGAAATTTTGTCTTGCAAAGCATATTTGTAATATAAGCGGAAGCTGTTGCCCCTGTGCCGCAGGCATCCGTCTCTTCCTCGACACCTCTTTCATACGTGCGGACCCTTATTGTATGTTTATCTATGACCTTTACAAAATCAACATTCGTACCTGCAGGTTTAAATACTTTATGATACCTTATCTGTCTGCCATCTACTGCAACATTTACATTTTTATTAAACACGACCGTATGCGGAACACCTGTATTGACATAATATGCGAGAAAACTCTTTCCACATGTTCTTACATGTATTCCAAATTTTTCATCTTTAGGCACTCCCATATTGACGTCAACGACTCCTTTACCGGAATCCGTTATTGTAACCGTTTTAAGACCGGACAAGGTCTCTACAGACTGCTCTTTTCCTGCAATCTTTTTCAAGAAGGCAAACATGGCAATACAGCGTATACCATTACCGCACATACCGGCTTCCGAACCGTCAGAATTAATAATCCGCATTTTATAGTCCGCAACTTTAGATCTTTCAACAAGTAATACACCGTCAGCGCCGACGGATCTTTTTCTGTTACAAACTGCCAGAGCGAACTTTTTACTGTTTGCTATTACGCCTTTCCGGTTATCTATAATAATAAAATCATTACCGGTACCGCTCATTTTTGAAAATGCAACACTTTTCATTTTATGCCTTTTCTTCCTTAAAAAGATCCGCAAAACTCTCTCTTCTTCTAATTACTTTATATTTAGAACCGTCTACAAGGACTTCAACGGGTTTACGCCTGCAATTATAATTGGAAGACATTGAGAACCCGTAAGCACCGGCACTCATTACAGCCATATAATCACCGTCTTTGACCCCCGGAAGTACCCGGTTTTTCCCGAAAAAATCCCCTGATTCGCAAATAGGTCCCACAACATCAGCTCTAATCTTACCCTTAGTTTTTCTAACCGCAACAATATCATGATAGGCACCATAAAGGGAAGGCCGGATAAAATCATTCATACCGGCATCTAATATAACATAATTCTTTACTTCCCCGATTTTTATGTATTGTACCTGGGCCGCCATTATCCCCGAATTTCCGACAATAAACCTGCCTGGCTCCAGTATAACCTTAACTCCCAGAGGTTTAAGAAGAGGAAGTATTTTTTTGGCAAAACTTGCAGGCGTTTCAGGATTTTCGTTCTTATAAATTATGCCTAAACCCCCGCCTATATTAAGCCTTGTAATAATAATCCCTATCTTCTCAAGTTCTTTTTTAAGGGCAATAACCTTCTTTAAAGCCATTATATAAGGTTCCACCTTCGTTATCTGCGAGCCTATATGGGTATGGATCCCGCATACTTTCAAGTTCTTCAACCTGCCGGTAGCAAGGAAAAACTCTTTAGCTTTACTGATATTAATACCGAATTTATTCTCTTTTTTACCGGTAGTAATATAATGATGCGTATCCGGGTCTACATCAGGATTTATCCTGAGAGCTACTTCAACCTTTTTGCCAAGTTTTCCCGCTACTGAATTTATACGTTCAGCTTCCGGCATTGATTCAATATTAAACATAAAGATCCGGCTTTTAATAGCAGTCTTAATTTCATCTCTTGTTTTACCTACACCTGCATATACAATTTTCAAAGGAGAAATCCCTGATTTAAGCGCTTTATAGAGCTCGCCTCCCGATACTATATCTGCGCCACAACCTTCCTTCTGCAGCAATTTTATTATTGCAAAGTTTGAATTGGCTTTTAACGCATAGCAGATCAAATGATCCGTACCCTTAAAAGCTTCATCTATTTTTCTATAATGCTCAACAATAGTCCTTTTGCTGTATATATAAACAGGTGTTCCTGTACTTTTTGCTATACTTGAAACTTTTACATTTTCACAATATAACTGACCCTTCTTGAACCCAAAATAATGCATTAATTTTCCCTTTTCTCTAAATAGATTCCACCGATTACAAAACTACAGGATTTCACTGATTTATATTATTACTTCATTCTCCTGTGTTAAATTATTCTAAAAACCCTTTAAATTACTGCTCTGTTTAAAAATACTAACATAGAAAATATTTGTAGTCAATAATAAAAGCCCTGCTCCTTTTAACTTAGGCGTAGGTGAAAAAGGCGTGTTTTTTATTATTCCGTCAGGTCCTTAAGGAATTGCATATACTCTTTAGCCGTTATTTCATTTAACTTGAAAGCTTTTTTTGCATCTGCTTTTGTCTTTATTTTTATTTTTTCCTGTTTTGGTTCATCTCCTTTATAACCCCAGACCTCAAAAGACATATCTCCAAAACATTTGGCTGAGCCTTCTCTATAAGGAAGCACCCGTATCCTAATGCAATCTGTCTTAACCTTTTCCTTTATCTCTATTTTTGTAACGGTATTGTTCATAAACTTTCTTATCTCTTTAAAATCTCCATATTGCGTTTTTGCTTCAACTACGAAGTTATACATTGTTGAAACTTCCCTAACTCCGTTAAGATTTGATGTAACTTTTGTCTTTCCCGTCAAAATAAATATTTTAACAATTGAACATTTTTCTGGAAAAGCAGCTTCAACGCAGACCGGATCAGCTTCGGTGGTATCTATCATCTCCGCTCCGGTAGAATAATATCCTTTCTCTAATGTAAACTTCGGATAATTAATTACTGTTTCTTTCAAAAGATCCAGTCTTTCCGCATCCCCATAAACAAAAAACGGCGCAAAAACTACAATTAAAACTGCTATTATCTTTTTCATTTTCATCATGATTCCTTGCGGACTGATCCGCTATTCGCCCTGCCATTTAGCGCATTCTATTGTGTTTTTAATAAGCATTGTAACGGTCAAAGGACCTACACCCCCTGGGACAGGTGAGATCATCCCGCAAACTTCTTTTGCCTTCTCAAAATCAACATCTCCTACTGTCTTCATTTTTGGCCTTCCGGTTTTTTCATCTGCCACATGAACCCCGTTCGCATCAAGCACAGGGACCCTGTTAATACCTATATCTATAACAATGGATCCCGCTTTAAGCATCTCGGCTTTAACCAAGCCCGGTTTTCCTACAGCAACGAAAACAATATCAGCCTTCTTTGTATGTGACGGTGTATCCTTGGTCGCGATATGACAGACCGTAGGAGTGGGAGATTCAGTCAAAGATTGAAGCATAAGTAATAAAATAGGTTTCCCGACTATTTCACTATGGCCTATTATGACAACTTCCTTACCTTTTAATTCAACCCCGCTGCTTTTTAGAAGTTCCACCGCGCCCAGCGCCGTGCAGGGCGCTACAACCTGTTTCCCATAGACCAAAAGCCCCATATTATACGGGTTTAAACCTTCAACATCTTTTTTTGGCGATATCTTTATTTGAACACTTTTAGGATCAATCTCTTTAGGGAGAGGCATCTGAAGAATTATCCCTGTAACCGATGCGTCATTATTTAAACTTTCTATATATTCTAAAAGCACTTTTTCTGTAGTAGTTGAAGCAAGTTCTTTAAGTTCGTATTTCAATCCCATCTCTTCACAAGCTTTTTTTTGCTGGTTAACATATACACGTGAGGCAGCATTTTCTCCCACCTGAACAGCAATAAGTTTTAGCTCTTTACCCCGGGAGTTAAAACCTTCTATCTCTTTTTTTAAACCTTCTTTGATCTTTTTTGCAACTGATTCTCCATCGAGTAAAACTGCAGACATTTTTCCCCCAAACTAATCTCCTTCCGGGTTGATCCCTCAGGAGTAACGCATTTATCGGATTTTATCATTTTGTTGCGGTATATTCAATAAAAACTCCGCATCTTTAATAAAAGGCAGGGGTTTTTATAATATACAAACCAGGTATTATTTAATAGTTCTCACAGAAAAGCTCAAAATATGCTTTGGGATGCAAGCAAGCAGGACATTGTTCCAAAGCCTCCGGGCCTTCATGCATATATCCGCAATTTCTGCATTTCCATTTAACCGTACCGCTCTTTTTAAAGACACTTCCTTTTTCCAAGTTAGCCATAAGTTTATTATAACGACCCTCATGCAACATTTCAGCTTTACTGACAGCTCTAAACAGCGCAGCAACCTCTTTAAAACCTTCTTTTTCGGCTATTTTTGCAGCTTCGGGATATAAAACCGTATATTCATGTTTTTCCCCTGCCGCAGAGGCTTTCAGGTTTTCCTTCGTCGTTCCTATAATTCCCGCAGGATATGTCGCCGTTATCTGCAGATCCCCTCCCTCCAGAAATTTAAAAAATCTTTTTGCATGTTCTTTTTCGTTATCCGCAGTATCACTAAAATACCATGCAATCTGTTCAAATCCTTCCTTTTTTGCCACAGAAGCAAAATATGTATACCTATTCCGCGCCTGTGACTCCCCCGCAAAAGATGCAAGAAGATTTTTTTCAGTCTCAGTACCTTTTACACTCGCCATAATATTATCCTCCTGTAAAATAATTTTTGTTTCATAATTTAAAATAAAAACAATCGTCCATAAAAGTCATTAAAAGTCCATAACGTCTATAACGTAATATCTTGTATCATATATTAAAACAACTCTTTATTATAAATCAAGCACCCAGCACCTGTATTTTTTATATTTCTTTCAAAAGTACCGTTAATTTCGACAAATGTCCCTGCTCTTCCTTAATTATCTCATCAAGTACTTTTCCGTCTTTAACTGAGATGAAGTTTTTCAACTCATAATAAAACAATATAGAATCCTTTTCAAAAGTTACTGCCGTCTGCAACGCTTCTTTATCAGATTTTATTTTACAAGCGGCTTCTTTGCCTTTCCCTTCTTTTGTAAAAACATGCAGTTCAGAAAGATGTTCGATGTATTCATGATACTCTCCGGGATAGGATTCCGCTATTTCCTCTTTTTCAAGCCCGGACAAAAGTTTATTAAAGAATTCAATATGTTCCAGTTCTTCTTTTTCAAGAAATTCAAATATTATTTTTGCTTTTCCAGATTTCGAGCACTTGGATACTTCTTCGTAATATTCTTTCCCATTTTTTTCTATTTGAATCCCCATTTCCACTACATCGCTGCCTGTAAATTTGACACCCATAAAATAATCCCTCCTTTGATAGTACGATTCCACTGATTACAAAGCTACTGGATTCCATTGATAAAACAAAAAGTAATAGCAACACCGCCCATAAAAGTCTGTAACGTCTTACATTATTGTGTTATTATATCAAATACTTCAACTTTTCTACCTGCTCTTACTTTACAAACCTTCTAAACCTTACAAACTTATATTTATCAATTCTTTCCCCAGCTTTTCGGCTTTAGACAACAAATCTTTTTTATTTAATATTGCGCCTTTATCCTCAACTTGAGAGCATAACAATTCTTTTGAATACTTTATATTAAGAGTAACAAACAAGTTTTTTACAATTGACCTGGAATTTTCAAAAAAACTTATTTTATTGCTTGCTTCCACACAAATAAATGCGCCCTGTTTTTTAAAGGTTGTTTTTACTGTTTTATGGACATATTTCGCGGTCCAGGCACATTGAAACCTGTCTATCATCATCTTTAACTGGGCTGAGACACTGCCGAAATACACAGGAGAAGCAATGATCACCACGTCTGCTTTTTCAAAAGCACAGTAGATTTCGTCCATATCATCTTTTACAATACAAACTCCGTCTTTTCTTTGATTAGGACAGGAAAGACATGGGGAATACTTCAGCTCTCCAAGGTTTATCCTCTTAATTACAGCCCCCGCAGCTTTCGCACCTGATAAAGCATATTCAAGAAGAATATCAGTGTTGCCGCCTTTTCTCGGACTGCTGTTGATGCCTAGAATTAACATTTGATTACCTCTTGTATATAAAATAAGTTACGAGTAGCGGGTTGCGCGTGACGAGTTTTACACTAATGTGTTATTATTATATAAAAACTCATTATTGCAAAACTTTCTTCACTTTTCTCACTGTTTTCCCTGCTTTCTACGCCTAGGCGGATTTCGCGAAGATTTAAGGTTCGATATTTAAACTTCGCTCAACTTGCTATCTTGCCAAGCCTCCGAACCTCCAACCATCTAAACACTTACCGGTTTCCTGCAAATGTTGGTGCGTTCTTCGGCGATTTGCCTTTTTTTATCGACCGATAGTATTCATACGTTAAAGCCTCTTTATCTTCCTGCAAAATACCCTCATTTACTACTTTACCGATGAATATAGCATGAGTACCTGCGTCAGTTTGAGAGATTACTTCGCATTCAAAATAAGCTAAAGACCAGTCTATAACAACAGGAACACCCGTCTTACCTATAATATACTTCGTATCCACAAACTTATCAATATCTTTTCCGCTCTTGAATCCAAATTTTCCTATGTAGATCATGGGCGTTTCTTTTTCCAACACAGAAACAGAGAAAGCTTTATCTTTATCAATATAACCATAAGTTAAATTATTTTTATTTATACAAATTGCAACACTAGGCGGCTCGGAAGTAACTTGAAAAACTGTATTTACAATTTGACCGTTGAATTTACCGCCATTTTTGGCGCTTACAATATACAAACCGTAATTTATTTTCTGTAAAGCTTTATTTTCCATAAAACTCCTTGTTAATTTTATACTACTATATAATCCAATCTATGATATTCCTCATCTTAACCCCAAACAATCTTTACTTTATTTTAACCTTCTCTTCTTCCTCTTTTATCTTCAGAAAATGCCTTATTTTTTGTTTTGCTTTATTTGTGCGGACAAACTTTAGCCAATCAGGATTGGGCTTTGAATGTACAGAAGTAATAATTTCAACAATATCCCCTGTTTTAAGTTCTGAACGGATCTGAGACATCTTGTTGTTTATTTTTGCCCCCATAATTTTGTCGC includes:
- a CDS encoding rubrerythrin; protein product: MASVKGTETEKNLLASFAGESQARNRYTYFASVAKKEGFEQIAWYFSDTADNEKEHAKRFFKFLEGGDLQITATYPAGIIGTTKENLKASAAGEKHEYTVLYPEAAKIAEKEGFKEVAALFRAVSKAEMLHEGRYNKLMANLEKGSVFKKSGTVKWKCRNCGYMHEGPEALEQCPACLHPKAYFELFCENY
- a CDS encoding flavin reductase, with protein sequence MENKALQKINYGLYIVSAKNGGKFNGQIVNTVFQVTSEPPSVAICINKNNLTYGYIDKDKAFSVSVLEKETPMIYIGKFGFKSGKDIDKFVDTKYIIGKTGVPVVIDWSLAYFECEVISQTDAGTHAIFIGKVVNEGILQEDKEALTYEYYRSIKKGKSPKNAPTFAGNR
- a CDS encoding LL-diaminopimelate aminotransferase; this encodes MKIEVAERLKKLPPYLFIEIDKMKRKAREEGVDIIDLGIGDPDLPTLQPIIEEMQKEIWDAKNHQYPLGSGLKDFRTAVTDWYKKRFDVDFDSDTEAMALIGSKEAIGHLPLAFINPGDVVLIPDPGYPVYNAGTIFAEGVPYIMPLLEKNGFLPDLDIIPAGILKKAKLMFINYPNNPTAAVAPNSFFDKVTAFAKNNNIIVCHDAAYSEMYYEGKKVSSFFNAKGSKDVGIEMHSFSKTFNMTGWRLGYAVGHKDLIAGLASIKGNLDSGQFHAIQRAGIKALNLPEKWTDDLRKIYEARRNVLVSGLRSLGWGVNDPKATFYVWIKVPEGFKDKNKTVVSISSEFVKFLLKNCGIVSTPGVGFGVYGEGYIRMTICTTEERLNEAVKRLKEKCRF
- a CDS encoding 4-hydroxy-tetrahydrodipicolinate reductase, whose translation is MIKVIIIGAAGRMGSVITKNIAAEKGVTIAGVIESAKFPGIGKDIGYVTGNGKIGVNLSSNLSEIAAKCDVIIDFTLPASSLKNLEIAVKFKKAVIIGTTGFNDAEKKLIAAAGKAIPVVFAPSMSIGVNLLFKLVKEAAEVLKGYDAEIIETHHRFKKDAPSGTALRLGESIASGKGVDFKKNTIFGREGIVGERKPGEIAIHAVRSGDVAGEHVVSFGTIGERIELVHKASSREAYASGTILAVRYIYKAKAGLYDMQDVLGLK
- a CDS encoding 4-hydroxy-tetrahydrodipicolinate synthase gives rise to the protein MFEGLVTALITPFKNYKVDEARVKENVEFQIKNKVSGLLPCGTTGESPTLSNEEHKKVIQLVLKAAKGRVPVMAGTGSNSTDEAVELTRYAKKIGCDAALMVSPYYNKPTQKGLYMHFKKVADTVDIPIMLYNIPGRTGVTIETATMLKLKNDCKNIIGVKEATGSLDMTSQIISACGKDFCVMSGDDNLTLPIMSVGGKGVISVISNIMPGKVAEMTAAYARKEIKKAIELHYFLFPLIKAAFIETNPIPIKTAMMLAGMDTGEMRLPMCEMEDGTFEKLKEVLKGYGLVK
- a CDS encoding diaminopimelate decarboxylase, producing the protein MHYFGFKKGQLYCENVKVSSIAKSTGTPVYIYSKRTIVEHYRKIDEAFKGTDHLICYALKANSNFAIIKLLQKEGCGADIVSGGELYKALKSGISPLKIVYAGVGKTRDEIKTAIKSRIFMFNIESMPEAERINSVAGKLGKKVEVALRINPDVDPDTHHYITTGKKENKFGINISKAKEFFLATGRLKNLKVCGIHTHIGSQITKVEPYIMALKKVIALKKELEKIGIIITRLNIGGGLGIIYKNENPETPASFAKKILPLLKPLGVKVILEPGRFIVGNSGIMAAQVQYIKIGEVKNYVILDAGMNDFIRPSLYGAYHDIVAVRKTKGKIRADVVGPICESGDFFGKNRVLPGVKDGDYMAVMSAGAYGFSMSSNYNCRRKPVEVLVDGSKYKVIRRRESFADLFKEEKA
- a CDS encoding bifunctional 5,10-methylene-tetrahydrofolate dehydrogenase/5,10-methylene-tetrahydrofolate cyclohydrolase yields the protein MSAVLLDGESVAKKIKEGLKKEIEGFNSRGKELKLIAVQVGENAASRVYVNQQKKACEEMGLKYELKELASTTTEKVLLEYIESLNNDASVTGIILQMPLPKEIDPKSVQIKISPKKDVEGLNPYNMGLLVYGKQVVAPCTALGAVELLKSSGVELKGKEVVIIGHSEIVGKPILLLMLQSLTESPTPTVCHIATKDTPSHTKKADIVFVAVGKPGLVKAEMLKAGSIVIDIGINRVPVLDANGVHVADEKTGRPKMKTVGDVDFEKAKEVCGMISPVPGGVGPLTVTMLIKNTIECAKWQGE
- a CDS encoding diaminopimelate epimerase, translated to MKSVAFSKMSGTGNDFIIIDNRKGVIANSKKFALAVCNRKRSVGADGVLLVERSKVADYKMRIINSDGSEAGMCGNGIRCIAMFAFLKKIAGKEQSVETLSGLKTVTITDSGKGVVDVNMGVPKDEKFGIHVRTCGKSFLAYYVNTGVPHTVVFNKNVNVAVDGRQIRYHKVFKPAGTNVDFVKVIDKHTIRVRTYERGVEEETDACGTGATASAYITNMLCKTKFPAKVVTSGGDILKIDADEDGNLYMSGKVTNICEGKIFY